The region AAGAACTCTGTTCTGCTCAACATTCCCTCTCTGAGCCTTAACCTCTATGGTCCCTATAGATATATTTTCTAGTCAAAAAATTCCCATAACGTGTCACACATCACATACATTCTGAAACCTTGATAGGGAtcacacaataaaacacatactTATTTTCATTGTCCGTGGGGAGGCTGGTTGCTTAGTGTTTATAATATTTTGCCAATAACCAGTATGTTGCTTGATTGAATTCACATTCGGCCAAGGTAGATGATCTGTCTGTCGTCTGGTACAGTGGTTAACCAAAATTACTCCCAGACCGTTGCTGTAACAAGGTTGTGTTCTATGTCAATTTACCTGGTTAAAGGTTAAAAACTGCTATAAATGAGTAAATCTGCAGCTGAAGTAATAATGCAGTAGCATTCTCCCGGTAACTATTGATTCATATATATTTGGATAACAAACAttgtacaaaaacaaatttatattttgtaaacCAAGCTCATTAACAATTCATACAATAATTTTTCAACCTATAGACCCTTTTTGTGTTAGTAAATGACGTcacgcgtaagcggagccggccaagaagaacGAATGGCACTGAGTGACCGACCCAACCATTGTAAATTGGAGTGTGATTAGAGACCCTAACCCATAACTGACATTTGATTCAAaacttattataactgatatggctgatataaaacatttgattcAGCCATGGCCGTCGTGAAATTCCTACACTGCTaactacgttatagtaagcctaaaataaaacggtttaCATTTCGACtacttctggtggattttcgaagtacatgcatgatttttggggtaatattgGCTAGATAAAAATCCCTAGTGCaataaaagagtaggggttccacggttctctcgtcttttcacttgacgacaAAGTCAGTCAtgatcacctatattgatagttattgcataaatgttattcacaaatgaaagaaaaacaaaaatgcaccatgacatacagtacaggccaaaggtttggacacacctcatTCAAtgggttttctttattttcatgactatttacattgtagattctcactgaaggcatcaaaactattttttgggaccatcagttgtgttgggcagaagtcaggttgatacacagccgacagccctattggacaactgttagaattcatattatggcaagaatcaatcagctaagtaaagagaaacgagtggccatcattactttaacaaatgaaggtcagtcagtccggaaaattgcgaaaactttgaatgtgtccccaagtgcagtcgcaaaaacaatCAAGagctacaacgaaactggctcacatgaggaccgccccaggaaaggaagaccaagagtcacctctgctgctgaggataagttcatccgagtcaccaACCTCAGAAAttgcaggttaacagcagctcagattagagaccagctgaatgccacacagagttctagcagcaaacacatctctagaacaactgttaagaggagactgcgcgaatcTGGTCTTCATGTTCAAGTagctgctaaggagaggcaacaagcagaagagatttgtttgggccaagaaacacaagaaatggacattagaccagatgatgagtccaaatttgagatctttggttccaaccgccgtgtCTTGGTGCgatgcagaaaaggtgaacagatggattctacatgcctggttcccaccgtgaagcatggaggaggaggtgtgatggtgtgggggtgctatttttcaacaggacagtgaccccaaacacacctcccggctgtgtaagggctatttgaccaagaaggagagtgatggagtgctgcaccAGAtcacctggcctccacagtcaccggacctgaacccaattgagatggtttggggtgagctggaccgcagagtgaaggccaaagggccaacaagtgctaagcatctctgggaactccttcaagactgttggaaaaccatttcaggtgactacctcttgaagctcatcaagagaatgccaagagtgtgcaaagcagaaATCAGAGCAAAggttggctactttgaagaaactagaatataagatatgttttcagttatttcacacttttttgttaagtacataattccgcatgtgttcattcatagttttgatgccttcagtgagaatctacaatgtaaatagtcatgaaaataaaggaaacgcattgaatgagaaggtgtgtccaaacttttggcttGTActgtagctttggctgtgttaagttcatattcagtctcgctagatatttctcaaatcttatgactattccaagtagtaagttaggtACTAGtctattactggttaataagctgttaaaatagccaatggcaaaagccatacatttcatagatgctatttttggtggaggtaaacttaataagaaactttagtcagtttaacgaAAAGCTTAATGGCGTGTAGCAAGATATtgaaacttggcgtgatgttaatgtgtgacaaaaggatgtaatgtcgagatgctatgcCGACAGGGGGCAAATGTGTATCACCCCGGTGTAGTGCTATAAGATACAACCACTCATTTAAGgcacctgggttcaaatccagtgagggaaacaatgtttaatacttttaatttgcgggccagctgaacaaagcttgcctggttccttttctggtttcctTTAGTCCAAGGATCTTGCCCATTTCTGTACACTTGTCCCTGCAGTTTTCTGCCACTTCAGTGACAtaactgtgatggccactccaaatgGGTCTATACATCTATACAACTatatattgcccctttaaagtAAATGGTGCCTTacgtaaaaataaaataaaaacatactgcAGTTCAGTTATCAGACAGCCTTGAAACAATGATTATTACCAGTTGCTCATGATCAGGTAACTTTACATTTTCTAGGGGCTCAGTCAATCCTGCGTTGCAGTATTTTAGTAATAGTACTTTTCACATTATCAAATTCACTCACAAAAAGATGATcagaaacacaggtgagggcaatgacaagaaacaggtgtccgtgctcCAATTGAGGGAGTGTTGAATCCCACTCGCAGAGCAGCTTGCCATACCAGGACGTGACAAATGGGATAGCTACAGTTTAGACAGCACCCTAACCCAGGCTGGTTTAGCCCAGCAAAGAGCTGGTTCCAGAAACAGAACCCCAGGGTCAAGTCCATGTAAGTATGTGATGCACTGGAAACAGGGCATGTAACCTCCTTGGAACCTCAGATGGACCTTTGGAGTAACAAGCAAGCAGgtttatttatacagcacaattcatacatagaagcaattcaatgtggttttaaagaaaaaatatatataacaatacaatagcataaaaacaaatacatgaaaacatCCAAACAACATCATAACTGCAGAGGCAGTTGTGAATTCCCACTACAGCCCACAGCTGTAGAATCCACTATGATTGAGTCAGGCAGCTCTTCTCCGAGAGACAAGGACTAAAGTGTTCCCTGAAACCAGGCCACATTACTTTGCTACCATCCAGGTAGGACAAAACCCTGAGCCCCTGCAACTTATTGGTTACAACGCCCAAATGTAGGTAATCCCATTTAGTAACCACACGTCACCAATACCAACGCCCAGGGATACAATGCATATGCACGTCACCAATACCAACGCCCAGGGACACAATGCATATGCACGTCACCAATACCAACGCCCAGGGACACAATGCATATGCACGTCACCAATACCAACGCCCAGGGACCCAATGCATATGCACGTCACCAATACCAACGCCCAGGGATACGTGCGTGATGATTGAACCCGCTGTGCGAGCGGTGAGAATGCCTAACCCTATATAGGTCATAAAGAAGTGAGTCAGAAGTCTTTACTCACAGGTAAAGACTTTACAGAACTAGAAGTGTGTGGGCACGCGATGAATGTTGTAAATATAGACTGCAACGCTCATTGCAATGGTGGATTTGAGTGAATTCCACCCCTAAGATTCGAACGTCTCTGCAGCCATCATCCTCTGAGGGAACGCCTCCTTTGAAATCAATGAGAGCTGCTATACTGCCTGAATTGTGTCATGTACAATGGCACCGGTCCAAGATTAAGAATCAATAAGGTTCAGTTGGCAATGGATGATGCACATATTCAATCTTTggaatttaaataattacagaaaTATCTCGGTTGGTTGACGGTGTAGCCGGTAGAAAGTCACATTACCATAAAGCTGGCAACACAAAGGAACCATTATTTCAAAGTTGTTTAACACCTTTGTTCCAAGTATTGGTCCTTTAGAAGCCCAGCAGATAATGTGATATCTCATGTGACTGGAGACTATTCATTGAATATGTTGCTATATTTCCAGGTTAACTCATTGGGTTGTAGAGTGCTGTGATATGTGTTGCTATGAACTTTAGCAACACGTATGAACTATAGCAACATGACTGTGGATTAGCAACATGAACAGGAAATAAATACACTGCAAATATATATAACAGTATAACTCTAAGCCATCCCACCTTTCAGGTGGTGTATTTCACAGCGACCTTCCCCTACATCATGCTGTCTATCCTGCTGATAAGAGGTGTCACCCTTCCTGGAGCTTTCATAGGAATCCAGTTTTACCTCTACCCAGATCTGGGACGCCTGTCTGACccacaggtacacaaacacacacatgattgtttttctatccttgtggggatctGGGGTCCAACCctaacccagaaatccatgttcatTTACCCTTAGCCCTAAACATAACATTTGCCCTGACTTTAttaacctaacactaaccttaacctcagtgACATTAACCTATGTCTAAACTTAACCAAGCATAATGCTtagtcctaaccctaaacctaaccggTAATGACTATACCTAAAAGTTACCCTAACTCTAACACTATGCCCAATTATACATTTCCCCATTATCCAATCCCTGAACTGAAAGTCACAGTTTACCTGACAAAATAAATTTGGGGACAGATCTTTCAAGCTTTACTGTGTATTTGTAGACACATATtgtagatagacacacacattgttttggCCAGAGCCCTATTGGCCTAGACAGAAGTATTCCTGGCTACCAGTGAGCTAACTGAAACGTTGCTTCAACGCGATTTAGCCAAACAGGGAGAACAAAAGGGAACCCTCATTGAAATTGGAACTACGACTTGCTGGTTGTTCACAGAGTCTGTGGTGGAAAAGTACCACACTTGGCGCTGGGAACCATGGACAACCAGCATGCCAGTTTGACATTGTCAGGTGAAGGTGGGTTAGGACTGAAATGGGAACAGGGGATCTGTAGATATGCATTGCGGCAATGGTGGCTTCTCACAGTAGGAGGGTGAGGATTTACCACAGAGTAAGGATTGTGTAGGTCATATGAATTCCCAATTTTCTGTTGTATGTCTTATAGTGATGTGATTAATACAACTGTGAGTGAGGGGTGCTCCCTAGCTGCTCTGCATTGCGACCCAGGTTCTTACCATGGTCGCAGGACATTGACCTTGTCTGTGAGTCCCAAAAAGGGTGGCACAAATTGGCTCAGCACCACTCGGGTTGGTGGGATAGAAGGTCGGACAGCAGACAACTTGATACATCATGCTCCAGCAACTCCTTGTCGTCGGTCGGGCGTATTCAAGCTAATTGTGGTTGTTAGCCAGACGAACGCTCTCCTCTGAGCACTTTGGTTCTGACTTACATCCTGTTTGTGCGAGCATTGTGATAGGTAACAGCTTGGCAAGATGTACTTCGACAACCCCGAGGCCTTGTTAGTGGGGGCCCTGTCTCTGTGAAGGGGCAAGACCATAATTGTGGAGCAGTCACTGCCAAATTCTGAGAAAAAggggtaaacatttatttacccAACTTGTCTCTTCTCCCACattttgtgatgtccaatttgCAATTGTGCAACAACTCCACAGCAGGTTGTGCAGAGTCAAAGTTCAAGTCCTCCGATACACAGCTTGCCAAGCCTGGAGCAATGCCATGGTTTCTCCCATTAAAATGAAAAGGCATTGGTACAGTTTCTCCTTTTTTCAAGGTATGGATGGATGCAGGGACTCAGATCTTCTTCTCTTATGCCATCTGTCTGGGGTGTTTGACTGCTCTGGGAAGCTACAATAAGTACAACAACAACTGCTACAGGtcagacctcaccacagaagTGAAAGACAATACCTACAACTCTTACTTGAACAATTGGCATCCAACCGTAAGAAGATTTCTGTGTCGTAACACTGAGATTGATACAGGATTTTTTGGTTTTACACCCTAATAATTTAACCTAGTTAacccaataaaaataaatcagaacCATTTGTTCTTTATCTTTATACATAAACATATACAGCCCATTTCAAAATATGGCTTTTCAAGTGGTTATGATTTATTGTGACATTCAGTATATCTGTTATGGGTGGTCACTCTGCATGCCTGACCAGTGTCTCTCTGGGGTTACAGAGATTGTTTAGCATTATGCTTCCTGAACAGCGGGACCAGCTTCGTGGCAGGGTTTGCCATCTTCTCCATTCTGGGCTTCATGTCCTATGAGCAGAACGTACCCATTTCAGAAGTGGCAGAATCTGGTTGGTAGTCCTCACACAGACTGTTCATCTGGACATCCAtgatttttatttacatcaTAAGTGCTTTTTATAGATATCCAACCTAAAACCCCAAATAGTTCAAAAAAGGTCATAAAAGTTAGTCAAATTGTTCATCAGCATATTCAAACACCTATATTCCTCATAAAAGAGCATGCAGAATAATAACAGTGGGTATACTAAGGAagtgcaaaataataaaatttcaGCTTTTCCTTGGTGTTAAGAGGATGCAAACAGTAGCAATGCAAACAGGTGGGCTGTGGCCAACCACAACAAAATAGTATTTTGGCAGAATATAGATCAGAGTATAGACCAGGTTGATTTTGGAAAGGGACAGCTAGGAATCatcaggccaggtagtcctgaggtgtggccCTAGGGCTCAGGTCCAACAGGAGACCTTAGAAAACAAGATTAATTACAATAGACAGGAAAACCTTACCTTAATTATCTGACGCCATGGGAATATCTACACTTCTTGTATGTACTTTTGCTGTCAAACTTAAACAGTTAATGTTGAACATCAATATTATTGTCAGTTTTTTTAACCTCATCTCGTAGattgttaaactgttgtgataTCTGCATTCTGTAACGTAAGTCAACTTTCATGGTATAATTCTCTGAGTGATGACCTGGTACTTTCAGGATGTTACAATGTGGATCCAAAGTCATGCTTCTAGCATGGTTATGTCTGTTATGACATGATAGGACTGTTCTATGACCTGATCTATAACATGTCATAACCCTCTTTGTCCCAGGTCCTGGTCTGGCCTTTATAGCGTACCCCCGTGCAGTGTCCATGAtgcctttctctcctctctgggcTGTATTTTTCTTCATCATGATCGTCTTTCTGGGACTGGACAGCCAGGTGAGGTGAAAacagctctgtctctctctctcttcccccttctctccttctgCCTCACCCTTTCTATGTTTTgcaaacacgcacaaacacacacacacatgcacacacactgccccAAGAATGTCCCGTATTTCATCAGCGTGCCACGTGTCCTCTCCCCTGCTGTAGTTCGTGTGTGTAGAGAGTCTGGTGACAGCCATGGTGGACATGTACCCTAAAACATTCCGTCGCAAGAACCGCAGAGAGCTCTTCATCCTGGCAGTGGCAGCCTTCTCCTTCCTCATGGGTCTGATCATGCTGACAGAGGTAGGCCACATTCCACATTTTTCTTGGTCCAGGAAGGCTGAAAATAATGTCCAATTCACATGTACAAATAGGTAAAAACAGCATAGGACAATAAGATCGGTATTGCGCAGCTCATTTTGTGAAACTTTCAGTCTTTGTATGAAGTAAAATCAGATGATAGAGAGGTTAAAGGTAATGCAAAGAATGGATGTTCGCCAGAAATAGCTCTACTGTATGTGTTCCAGCATCTCCATATTCATTTACATGTGGCCTTGGATGTTTGTGGGATTACGAAACAGAGCTGCCATAACGTATCACATCTCTCTCCAGGGAGGCATGTACGTTTTCCAGCTCTTTGACTACTATGCTGCCAGCGGGATGTGTCTGCTCTTTGTGGCTGTCTTCGAGAGTGTTTGCATTGCTTGGATTTATGGTAATTGTTCAGCCAAGTTATGTGGAAATGAGTGGAGTCTGACATTAGCATGGGGGTATTTTAATTGACAATGTAAGCACTACTCATCCATCTTCTGCCCTCCAGCATTGGTCTGCTCCccacagaaattacatttttctggTTCCAATACAAGTAactgaatgtaatgttttttttcaatgttttgaaCACTTTTTGACGAGACTGTCCATGTAGCTCCCTTGGTAAGACCATAGTAACGCCAGGGTGGTGGGTTCAATTACCACTGGAGGCCATAATGGAAATGTATGAACTTACTACTGTACATTGCTCTAGATGAAAGGTGTCGACTAAATTACTTATATGTAATGTAGGTAATAGTTACTACTTTGAGCTACTTCTTCGACTAGTTATGTGTTGCAAATGAGTATTGCTTCTTAATATATATTGTCCCATTatcatgttaacataaatttcctGTGTTTTATCATAAAGATTCGATCTGATTCTTCTCTTTCTATGCTTTTCCTTTAGGTGCTGATCGTTTCTATGACAACATTGAGGACATGATTGGCTACCGTCCTGGCCCTATTATCAAATACTGCTGGATGTTCTTCACTCCTGCTACCTGCTTAGTGAGTCTCTTTtccacagaaaaacagagacatcTAGTGGCCTCAAGCCTGTTATACCATGAGCTCCATATATTTTAGGGCAACGTGATTGTGTTTAAGTTTGAACACAAGGTCCAAGCGAGATATGGCATCTGCATTTAACTCAACCCCTACGAATTGGTTAGGTGCGCTAACAGACGCCATAAGACTAAGAGGATCAAAATATATAGCGATCGACGATAGTGATGCTTTCATTTCACCTGTGACTTAACCGAGTAGTCCATTGCCTAAGAAGCGCCCTCTGGTggttatatttaaaaaacattaggCGTTGCACATTTAGTAGTAATGGTTAAAAATAGAAAACGATGTTAATGAAAATCTGTCCGTTTTTCTATcattgagaaagaaagaaatatatatcAGCCTAGTACTTGGAAATCAGTTGCTAACTATAAAGAAATATCCTTTGAAGGATATTTAAGTCCTTTGTAATCGGTACGTTTCCACAATCAGGACGTAAGCTAGCTTGAGAAATGTGATAGGGTGAAAATGCTCACGTTAGCTAGGTTTCCATGAACCTTgcgaaaaaaatatatatttgaaaatgtgtaaatgtgacAATTGCCTGCCACAGTTGGTTTCCACAGACCAGTCATTTGTAACTGGACGTGCAGTGTCATCTCACGCAAAAAACACCAAATGTACAAAAAAGTTTTTCGATTACCCAAAAAATTATATCCTGATCATTCTCATTATTGCCATGGCAACATCATGTGTTCATTAActctttaattaattaatggaaaATGCTTTACAATTTGATGTGTAATAATCCAGTGTACTTCAAAGAGGTCATCACATTGAACAACCTAACTGATTGCCTTTATCTTTATCTACAGGGTACATTTGCTTTCTCTTTGATCAAGTACACCCCCTTAAAGTACAACAATGAGTATGTGTACCCCTGGTGGGGATATGGTCTGGGCTGGCTCCTGGCCCTGTCCTCCATGCTCTGTGTTCCACTCTGGGTGGTCATCAAAATGTGTTCTGAGGAAGGCACTCTGAAAGAAGTAAGTAATCCCCCcatacacacatttgtttttcattccttgtggggaccttagacctaaccctgacccagaaATCAATGTTTCCTATTTCCTAgacctaacccttaacctgaCTATAACCAtatccttaccctaaacctaacctagaaTACCTAGCTTTATGCTCAAACATACCTGCCATTACGCCTtatttccctaaacctaacccctcagtcagtgatttcattttctctAGTGTGAACTGTACAAAAAATAGGTTTTTCGAAGTACATATAAAtgtgaatcacacacacaccaatacagaCCCACATAACACACTATTTTCACACTTTACCCTAGATTCTGGTTGATATTGTCATAAATCTCTCATGATGGATGATATACcaatcttgttttgtttttctcctctgTTCTGTAGCGCTTTACAATCCTGACCACACCATCCACTGACCTACCTAAAACCAAGAAGGAACAGGAGAAGCTGTTGGCCATCTTTGCGGCTGATGGGGACAGTCTCCGTCAGAGACACCATCCCACCAAGGAAGGCTACTTCCCTGTCAATGAGAAGGAGTCCAACTGCTAAAGCTGGGAACATGGATCCAAGACTTCTGAGGTCCCATGTCCATGCCCTCAACATGGCCTCGGTCCTGTCCCAAACCTCTCGTCAAAGATACCTCATAACTGCACAACTGCGGCCGAATGAGCCCAGATGCAGAGACACTGGTGCTGCTGTCGCTTagctctcctttctctttcagAGAGAATATGGCGTACTGCTTCAGGTCCTGTTGTAAACCATATACGTACTTATGTTTACACACAATGCTTCTTGCTCCTTGCAATCTACACTTCCATTCGTGGGAGAGTCGGCCTCCACCTTTGCCTCACTTTTGCCTTATCGAGCAAGAACTCTAGCCGGGTTATACTGATTCCTTTCACCAATGGCTAAAGTTAAGAAGACATTGAAATGGTGGGATTCAGTGATTTGTTACATGTCCACGGTGGTTGAGACTTGAGAATGTCTAATGATTTCAACTGCTTTCTAAggaagcattttttttattgtttcatggACATCTCTGACGTTATGCTTGGCATGTGTACACACGTTGCTGTGTTGGGGCATTATGTTGAACTTGCTGCAGTCTTATGAGTATAATGCTGGGCTGGAGTTTGACTTGGGCTGGAGCTCACCGGAATTCGAGAACCACCAACTCATATTTTCTACTGCTTGAGCTCCTGTTCTTTTTATAGAATATTAACTCAAAGGTTTTGTGGCGACCTTGCACATAAATCCTCTTAACAGGACCAGCACACAAAATGAGTAATGGCACCTACGTCAAGCACTGGTTGAATGTAATCATTCTAAACATATATCCGCATGACAACTAAAAGCCTCATGGCTTTGTTGATACCAGCTTCAAAGCTGTACAGAATATAATGACCATTTACATTTCCCTTTAGAATGCTACTTTATGGGATGCCAAATTCAAATACTGGCATTTTACTGAAAACCCATATAGTTTGTTATACATATTTATGTCACTAAACTTGCATCAaaaagaaataatgtttttctgtctctggtAATGACCTGTAAGAGACTGAATAGGCTTTGCTAGCCTGAAGATGTTGCTGTGAGTCTAGGATGGAGTCCAACTTTGTGTATTGCTTTAGATTGAAAAGCATACATGGACAAAGTGTAATCATTGTGTATTAGCATTATAATCCTAGTATTATATTATATGATAATATGTTCAAGTATTTTAAAATGCTCTCCTCCTTGGCTTGATTTTTAAAACTGTATAtaatcatacagtatatatttctAAACTGTATACCAAGTCCAAAAGATGATACAATATTTGATAAACATAGTTTAAAACTAGTGAAAGTATGGATTGTATTcaaaatactttgttgtacgTAATTATGCATCG is a window of Esox lucius isolate fEsoLuc1 chromosome 19, fEsoLuc1.pri, whole genome shotgun sequence DNA encoding:
- the slc6a13 gene encoding sodium- and chloride-dependent GABA transporter 2; protein product: MECLPKTDPSNDHSRPLEIVPHSDEEKMKERGQWGNKVEFVLSVAGEIIGLGNVWRFPYLCYKNGGGAFFIPYLIFLFTCGIPVFFLETALGQFTSEGGITCWRKISPLFEGVGYATQVIVALLNFYYIIVLAWAIFYLSFSFTWDLPWASCNNTWNTESCMEFQRRNDSFNQPRLNATSPVIEFWERRVLRISSGIDHIGSLNWDLVLCLAIAWVMVYFCIWKGVKSTGKVVYFTATFPYIMLSILLIRGVTLPGAFIGIQFYLYPDLGRLSDPQVWMDAGTQIFFSYAICLGCLTALGSYNKYNNNCYRDCLALCFLNSGTSFVAGFAIFSILGFMSYEQNVPISEVAESGPGLAFIAYPRAVSMMPFSPLWAVFFFIMIVFLGLDSQFVCVESLVTAMVDMYPKTFRRKNRRELFILAVAAFSFLMGLIMLTEGGMYVFQLFDYYAASGMCLLFVAVFESVCIAWIYGADRFYDNIEDMIGYRPGPIIKYCWMFFTPATCLGTFAFSLIKYTPLKYNNEYVYPWWGYGLGWLLALSSMLCVPLWVVIKMCSEEGTLKERFTILTTPSTDLPKTKKEQEKLLAIFAADGDSLRQRHHPTKEGYFPVNEKESNC